In the Lutra lutra chromosome 12, mLutLut1.2, whole genome shotgun sequence genome, TCCTGGGAGAGACTGAAGGTCCGGGGAGATTCTGAAGATACGCAGGTACGAGATGGGAATTCCAGCTTCTCCCGGGAGTCGGAGCTGAGGGCGTTTGGGTTCCCAGGCTCCTGAGGGTGCGAGGAGCTGGACTGGGAAGGAACCTGGCTCGCTTGGGGTTTAAGAGAGTACCCGGCTCTGAAGTGCTCGGGGCACTGGGGGAACCAAGGCCGAGGTCCCAAGGGCCGCTGGAGGAACGGGGGTCTGTAAAGCCCTGGGCACCGGGACCGAACCTGAAGAGCACCGGCTGCTGCGCGGTCCGCGGCCGCAGGAAGCAGATCTGCGGCTGGGTCGCTACGTGGATTTCGGGTTGGCTGATGAATCTAACGTGCCGGGGGGCCCAGGTCGGGGTGGTGCCGGAACTGGTGGTCGCCTGGGAGGCCGATAAAACTGATGGCGAGCCCAGGTTCCATGTGACCGAGGGCCTGGACTGCTGGGCAACCGAGTCTACCATGCTAGAGAACGACTCGGCCAAGCGAGACAGAGCCTGAGCCAAGCTCGGAGGGCGAGGGCGCGGACGCGGAGTGAATCCCTAGGCCCACGCGGCGCGCAGAACAAGAAGCGTTGCGGGAGAGACGCGTGACGGAAGGTGGGACCTTCGGGCGGGACGTATGCGCGGAGTCTAGGAGGCTGAGGACGCAGCAGGATTGTCCCTCGGCGGCCGCCGTGGTGCAGCCCGGCGTGTTGCCGTGGAGACGGGCTGGCCGAGGTGGAGCCGGCTGCGGTGCGCTGAGCTGACTCTACCTCTCCGCCAGGACTCATGTGGCCCCCGCATGATCGTGGGGCGGGTAACGGGGTTAAGACCGGGCGGGGCAGCTCCAGGGAACCGAGACGAGACCGGGGTTTCCAGAAGACCCGGCACAGCGGATTCCTCCCCGCGAGGAGGGACCATTGCTATGGAAACCAGAGCGCGGGGCAGCGGGGGATTGTGGCTCCCAGATGGTGACCGATCTTCTGTCTTCCCGAGACCGTCACCCGAGGCTTCGGGCGCGATTGATTTCTGAACGAACCTGCCCTCCCGCCCACGGGAGAGAGGTAAGACTGTGGGGGTGGTCTTGACATCCAGCAGGCGAGGGAGCCCATTCCTGCGTCAACTCCCCAGGAAACCCAGCAGGCTCACCCGTGGGAGTGGCTCTTTGCTCTTGTCAAGCCGTGGACTTCGTTCCACGCTTATAACCTGGGATTAATGAACGCCCTGCGATCTTTGCCGACTTTTCCTACACGTAGTGAGACCAGAAAGACCAGCTTTCGGACCTTGCCTTGTGACCCTAGACAGCTCCTTGTCTCCTCTCTACCTCACTTTCCcatgtgtaaaatggagatattaaccATAGACACCTATTATGTCGGCTTGAAGATCGAACCAGATGAAGGAAGCCAAAGGCTTTGTAAGCTATAAAATGGTGAAACTAATCACCACCAGCTTCCCCCTCACACTAAATGTTCTTCagatctttgtttcatttcttgagGCAATCCTTGCAACTCCCTCGCCTGGAGCCTGAAATAAATCCCTTTATTCTTCACTCCCATAAAGCCCTACATTTCAATGTCCCTAACACCAGCAAGAATAGttagatgtggggcacctgggtggctcagcgggttaagccgctgccttcggctcaggtcatgatctcagggtcctgggatcgagccctgcatcgggctctctgctcagcggtgagcctgcttctccctctctcagcctgcctctctgcctacttgtgatctctctctctctctgtcaaataaatgaataaaatcttaaaaaaaaaaaaaaagaatagttagaTGTTTTTGAGGGCTTATTCTGTGTCAGGTCCTGTGTCACACACTTTACCTCAGGTTACTTCTTTCCATCCTCAGACGATCCTTATGAGACAGGCACTGTTAACCCTATTTTCCAGCTCTGTTGTGCCTATAATTGCCATTTaatgtctgtctctcccactagacTTTGAGCTCTGTGAGAGAAGGGGCTGTGACTGTCTTGTACATTTCAgtatccccagcacctaaaaAGAGCCTGATAAATATCACTTGACTATCATGAAAAAGTCTCTTCTTGCATCACTACCCTCACCTTCAAGAGAAGTGTCTCTGCACACTTGT is a window encoding:
- the C12H5orf52 gene encoding LOW QUALITY PROTEIN: uncharacterized protein C5orf52 homolog (The sequence of the model RefSeq protein was modified relative to this genomic sequence to represent the inferred CDS: inserted 1 base in 1 codon), which gives rise to MVDSVAQQSRPSVTWNLGSPSVLSASQATTSSGTTPTWAPRHVRFISQPEIHVATQPQICFLRPRTAQQPVLFRFGPGAQGFXRPPFLQRPLGPRPWFPQCPEHFRAGLMNSSEAAVKKFLPKSNLSRVIIRDNLSAQRIYEMEIRASDKTKRKMSHLYDHLKKKFMTDQLRKLGRWRRESMTIQQYLDSIRLYKVHFKLQRNKKSQPP